In the Fusarium oxysporum f. sp. lycopersici 4287 chromosome 9, whole genome shotgun sequence genome, one interval contains:
- a CDS encoding cyclopropane-fatty-acyl-phospholipid synthase, whose translation METFHEMYFDGDVDFKGDCLEVMEYRHDWASFRFTIGLIKFFLFGMIPEVIMHTRSQDEEQVRDHYDRGDDFYGWFLGPRMIYTSGIISDINREETLEELQDNKLTVVCEKIGLNEGDSMLDIGCGWGTLARFASEQYGAHVTGVTLGRNQTAWGNSSMRKAGIPEEQSKILCMDYRDIPVPEGGYKKITSLEMSEHVGIRHFGSFLKQVHDMLDDDGVFFLQYAGLRKAWQYEDFTWGLFMNKYIFPGADASTPLGWVVDKLEGTGFEIKHIDTIGVHYSATLWRWYRNWMSNRDKVEAKYGKRWFRIWEYFLAYSTIISRQGSATCFQITLVKNINSTHRVEGIETQFAITGALDNCRADLQSWASRNNVKTPSEYL comes from the exons ATGGAGACCTTCCACGAGATGTactttgatggtgatgttgacttCAAGGGTGACTGCCTCGAGGTTATGGAGTACCGCCATGACTGGGCCAGCTTCCGCTTCACCATTGGcctcatcaagttcttcctctttggcATGATCCCTGAGGTCATCATGCACACTCGTTCTCAGG ACGAGGAGCAGGTCCGTGACCACTACGACCGTGGTGATGACTTCTACGGCTGGTTCCTTGGCCCCCGCATGATCTACACTTCTGGTATCATCTCCGACATCAACCGCGAGGAGACTCTTGAGGAGCTCCAGGACAACAAGCTTACTGTCGTTTGCGAGAAGATTGGCCTCAACGAGGGTGACTCTATGCTTGATATTGGCTGTGGTTGGGGTACTCTTGCTCGCTTTGCCAGTGAGCAGTATGGCGCCCATGTCACCGGTGTCACTCTTGGCCGCAACCAGACCGCTTGGGGTAACAGCAGCATGCGCAAGGCCGGCATCCCCGAGGAGCAGAGCAAGATTCTCTGCATGGATTACCGTGATATTCCCGTTCCTGAGGGTGGCTACAAGAAGATCACCAGTCTTGAGATGTCTGAGCACGTTGGTATCCGCCACTTCGGTAGCTTCTTGAAGCAGGTTCACGACAtgcttgacgatgatggtgtcttcttccttcagtACGCTGGTCTCCGTAAGGCTTGGCAATACGAGGATTTCACCTGGGGTCTTTTCATGAACAAGTACATTTTCCCTGGTGCTGACGCTTCTACTCCTCTCGGCTGGGTTGTCGACAAGCTGGAGGGTACTGGTTTCGAGATCAAGCACATCGATACCATCGGTGTTCACTACTCTGCTACCCTCTGGAGGTGGTACCGTAACTGGATGTCCAACCGCGACAAGGTTGAGGCCAAGTACGGCAAGCGATGGTTCCGTATCTGGGAGTACTTCCTTGCCTACTCCACCATCATCTCTCGCCAGGGCAGTGCCACTTGCTTCCAGATCACTCTGGTCAAGAACATCAACTCCACCCACCGAGTTGAGGGTATTGAGACCCAGTTCGCCATCACCGGAGCTCTTGACAACTGCCGCGCTGATCTCCAGTCGTGGGCTTCCAGAAACAACGTTAAGACTCCCTCCGAGTACCTGTAA
- a CDS encoding mesaconyl-C4 CoA hydratase: MPSHLLTTTINDLLYPLPTESKISSPPCALPQGHHLVYFPIQLPPSRLIPDGADPDHSPGPPYTRRVWAGGEVIFRGDEMKLDARPAICKEKIEDVTLRGKEGEEKVFVDVWRKYGTGHEIEGRTEWDIEERRTLVFMRDEEGSASSPSRLLKYPQPPSYSISLTPSPIHLFHFSALSFNAHSIHFDPQFAREVDGHRALLVHGPFTLALMLRVLNDQIGAGVAVHRFSYRNYAPLYVNERMSINIRKVSKEDGAEGRWDVWIEGPEGGMAVKGTADVASK; this comes from the exons ATGCCCTCTCATCTCCTCACAACCACAATTAACGACCTTCTATATCCTTTGCCCACGGAGTCAAAAATATCATCGCCTCCTTGCGCCCttcctcaaggccatcatctTGTCTACTTCCCCATCCAATTGCCCCCCTCGCGTCTCATTCCTGATGGCGCAGATCCTGATCATTCACCTGGCCCGCCTTATACGCGGCGTGTATGGGCAGGCGGTGAGGTTATCTTCAgaggagatgagatgaaacTCGACGCGAGACCGGCGATCTGCAAGGAAAAGATTGAGGATGTTACCTTGAGAGGCAAAGAGGGCGAGGAGAAGGTGTTTGTTGATGTGTGGAGGAAATATGGAACTGGTCACGAGATTGAGGGGAGAACAGAGTGGGATATCGAAGAGAGGAGGACGTTGGTATTTATGAGGGACGAAGAAGGGTCTGCCTCATCACCTTCACGTTTGCTCAAGT ACCCTCAACCACCAAGTTACTCAATCTCGCTCACACCTTCACCAATACACCTATTCCACTTCTCAGCGCTCTCATTCAACGCCCATTCTATTCACTTCGATCCTCAGTTCGCGCGAGAAGTTGACGGTCATCGAGCACTTCTGGTCCATGGCCCGTTCACTCTTGCTCTGATGCTTCGCGTCCTCAACGATCAAATCGGTGCTGGTGTAGCCGTCCACAGGTTCAGCTACAGGAACTACGCGCCTTTGTACGTCAATGAGCGCATGAGCATCAATATCCGCAAGGTGTCGAAAGAAGACGGCGCTGAAGGACGATGGGATGTTTGGATTGAGGGGCCAGAAGGAGGAATGGCTGTCAAGGGAACAGCGGATGTTGCCAGCAAATAA